In the Primulina tabacum isolate GXHZ01 chromosome 15, ASM2559414v2, whole genome shotgun sequence genome, atgaatacgaaaatGCGCTGTCCCATCTTCTTGAAGTCACCAGATGCATTTCTCAAAACCGAGTCACTGGGAAACCATATCatagaagaaaatcaaaagagtGGATTGTTTCTGAATGGTGCAAAAGTATGATATAGATCTAAATAAGAACTCAGATGAGCAAGAATTATCCTCCGAGACAAACCAATATTTTAGAATCACCAGAAAATTAAAAGTGGTTTACCTTGAATATCCATCATCGGATGAGCGAGGTCGGGCCCATGTTGCAGTTCGTCTTGATCTCATGGAGTGTGGAGCAGTAGATTGACCTGTTCTAGCTGATGCTGCTTGTGAAGCTACACTAGCCCGTTCTTTCCCATTACCTGGAGGACTAGGACTATTCATGCATTGGAACTCATCCTTTGGCAATTCTCCTTTACTCAACTGTTCAATTAATtcctggaaaaaaaaaaaccgaatCAAAACACTCCATTTGTTTAACACCCGCAAATAAGCGAAGGATTTTGAAAGCTACCATGATTGTGGTGGGATATATAATTGATTATGATGCATTATGTAGTTAGTCATTATCAGGTCAGGAATCTGAGGCTACTTGCATTCAAATAACATCTATTTTCAGGTGAACTCTCCACTTCTTTTAGTGGAAGTTTATTCAGTCATTTAATGTGGTGTTGAATTGTGTCTACTTAGATGTTGGATGGTGTCATTTCTGCATATAAAACGGGTGAAAAATGCTAGgaatattttcatcattacTCATGAAGTCACAAAATAGTATGACAACAAATTTCTGAGAAAAGATTAGCATAATAACAATGTCAAGATGTTATTGGAAGAAAACAATTATTAAGGTAAACACTTTCTAAAAATCATGGAATTTTCCCACCCCATCATGGTTATGACAGCACCAACACATGCAGTCACACTCTCACGAAACTGATAGCACAAAAATTATGATAATTTTCACAGTACAATTCATTGCAGATTCTAAATATTCTGTATATATTTTCTATTCAAACTCAAGCAGCATGTACTGTGATGTTAAACGAAACCTCTATGACGGGATAAAAGCGAGAAAGTGCCCATGTCTCGTCCTCTCCGGTTCGATCCTTTCTTGCTGCTTGCTTCCTCTAATAAGCAAACAAAACTAGAGACTATCAGGGATAGGCCTCATTTATAGAATGATGCCATGGTTCACCAGTAGCTATATGCAGTTGTCTAGTAGCTATATGCAGTTGTCTAGTGAAAGGAATTACCTTTGCCGAATCAAACTTCAGAGAGAAAGTCCCATGTGAAGTCTTTTTTGCATCTGTTCCTTCAAgcaatttcatatttttcacgGCCTTCATGTCCTCACATGATAATTTTGCCAACTGAAGAAACAAAAGTTTTCTTGATATAAAATTTACCCAGGGAACAAAATTCCCCTCCAAGCTCGACAAATCAACATCCAACTTTGCTCTAAGGCAACTTCAAGGCATGGACTTCATTAATTTTACTACGAGGTTAAGTGGTTGAGTCAGGCTTCCACATGTGCCCAAATTGATGGAAAGTATTTCTTAAAAAGATAGTTTTTAATACTTAATTCATTATCATCTTTAAGTAGTTTCAAAAAAGTCAAGAATCAGCTCAATATTTATAATATCATGAGAAAAGAAATGAAATCCATATTAGTCTAAAATTTTAATCAGTAGAATCTGTGTCATTGACACCTGTTCAAAAGTTTATATGCAAGTTCAAGGTATACAAATGTAAATTATCTCTGAAAGAAGAACCTGCATCAGTTTTAATGCTTTGTCACCCTCGAACTTTTCTGGATATACAGAAGCATACATCATCATGAGCCTCAATTTATTCTCACACATTCCTTCCTGCAAGTGAAACAAATCATTATTTTGATAGAGGTGAACCAAGAATGTAGTGGCTTGAAGGATTGCTGGGTACAGATGGTAAAAATCACCTGCTTTGTTCGTAGAAAATTAATCACTTCCTTCGTTCCTGCATCTCCAAATATAAGATCTTGTTCAAGTTGTCCAAGGTCTCGAAGGCCCGAGTCTCTgataattttattaagtttcCCAGCAATCTGATAGAATGATGCAGAATTGGAGTCATCAGAAGAAAAACATCAGAATTCTGTCTATCTATCGTGGCGACATGGTGTAAAGGTGAAATCATAAGGTAAATTTGCCCAATATTTCCTGCTTCTTTAAGAGTAAAAAACTTTCAAGGTTCAAGTTGTGTCTCAGGTCACATGAAGTACACATTAAATTGATTAGCAAGAGTATTCCGAGTTCATCTTTGAAGGAGAAGCAAACCTCGACATGGAGAGAGAGTTTCTCCATCTGTTCATTATACTGCGGCAATGACTGAACCATTTTCTGCAGATCTCTAGTGGATAACTCACCCCCATCTCTACGCACAAGCAGACTTGAGAATTAGATGTTGAAAAATTATAACAGATATAAGGCCAAAATTTTAaagtataataaattaaaatctaacTTATAATATCTTATTTATCTTGCTGAAATGACATTGACCGAAGCTGATCCGATAAAAGTATGCAAGAAAATTAAGCGTAATAAACTTTTCAGATCTGGATTGTGATAGATTGGTTTCAACCCAAGTTTTACACGTAGTTTTTTGTCTATAAGAATCTCAAGTATTTTATATTTGTTGTCCTGATTTTCCATTAAATTAAGTTTCGAATTCTATTTCGTTAATGATTATGCCATTCATCATCAAAATCCCACTCTACAGAAGCAGCatttcaaaaacatgaaaaaatcCAATAGTGACTATGTGATTCCAAAGTCTCACTCACTTTCTGCTTTGACTTCAAGACTAAGAAAACATTTTCATACTAACATATCATGGCAAAAAAAATGCACACGCATTTAACATCACAAACCTCTGTTGTAATTGTGCTGCTTTGTTCTTTGAAACAAAATTTGACATTTTTTCATGTAACCGCTCACTGGCCTGAAAATTTCAATTTGATAAAGCCCATCGACACACGAATAATGAGTAGTTGAAAGGATAATTTGTATATTAAACTTTCATGAGACTGGACATAAAAATTTGAAGTAAAAGATAGCACCTCTGCTATGTGAACATGACGGAGCTCAAGCCAGACAGGGTCGTGATCTTCCAAAAGGACTTCCTTTCTTTCAGGCTGACCACCTGATTTGCTTGGAACCTTGCATACATTATATGCATTGAAAAAAGTCCCCAGGCATCAATGAAATTTGTGTACAAAAATAGTTACCTCATGCACGTATTTATTTCCATCTAGGTCAAGCAGATCATGACACATAGCATCATAGGTCCATTCATGAATTATAGGAGCAATCTGAAACAACAGTTCCATCGATTACTTCGAtaggaaaaaaattataaacataaatGTATTGCCTGGTTTTAAGCAGATAAATAGTGACACCTGATCAACTGATCTGTCCACTATAAGTAATTCACACGTTTCTGTTTGAGGAAAGTTGGGGATTGAAGATTTATACATCGATATGTTGTTCCAAATTACTGCAGCAAGCTTAGTAGGAACTAAGTCACGAGACTTGGTCATCATGGAATCTTCAAGTCCCTTGGCAGCTTTATATCTCACAAAAGGATATTCCTGAAATTGAAAAGGATAGTCTCGCATGAGATAAAAAAACAAATGATGAACATGCACTCAATATCATTTCAACAATTTTTGACATATTTCTTGTCCTTTTACGTTCTTTACCTTTGGTTTTCCTTGTGATTCTTTTTGTTCTCCCCTAAGTAGCACAACACCATGATTCAAGATCAGGTGATCTGGAAATTGTGTAAAACTATTCCACTAACAAATTGTGTGCACAGTTAATCTCTACAAACTAGTAATAGTAACTGTATACTATTGCCAAAACACTGGCAGGTCAATAAACTTAAActatttttatacctacaaaaGATTATATGGTACATATGAACTCCCATCTCTCCGTTGGTATTGGTAATAGTTAAATTTATAGCACTTAACTCTCCTATGAGAAATTGAGATGGTGAAAGAATATAAGCAAAATGGAATTTTCTAAATTTCCAAGGAGGTACGTTGAAGGATCTAGTAAAGCACGCTGATGTTTCTGTTGGTACCTTTAATGATGCAAAAACCGTAGCAATTCTTGTTGCCATTACATTCAAGCATGCATCAAATCTGCGAGAATTTCCAGAATCGTCACCATAAAGTTCTTCTAGGGCCATTTCATGATCCGTGATGAATCCCTGCAAATAGAACGCGCATACTTAGCAACCAATTACAATATTGATTattctcaaaagaaaaatttagaaaatCACAAAAATATGACTAGGTAGAATTATTTAGCATGGAAGACCTTTTTCACTGAGCCATGCTAAGTTGCAGATGAAGTGAAGCCTAATTACGCTGCTTCTTGTTTTTACTCTTAAATACTCTTGAGTAGACATGATAAAAATGGGCAAAATGGAATGAATTACGAATACCTGACCGTCTACGGAGAAGTACTCCAAATTCATCTGCAAAATTTTCCGAAGAACAGACGATTTGTTAAAATTACTCTAGTTATCCATAACGAAGATGAGATTAGTAGAGATATTTGATGACAAAACTTGGGAGATGCCAACCTCTCTTAATGCACCGATACGTGGTAAAACACTAGTGTCATTCTTGACGCGAGCAACAAGTTCTTTTGGCACAGATGAACTGAAGTATACATATGCTCTGCAGCACAAATATTACCGGTACAAGACAGGAAATTCCAAGTCTCATCAGCACCAGATAGGcaggaaataaaaaaaaaataagtggAATAAAATTTTGATTGCGTACTTCTTGTATAAAGGTTCTCTACCGGACATGTCAGACAAGAACATTATAACACTGTAAAGTATTCAAGGATTAATAATCAGTTCATGCATTCTCTGCCAAGTCATTctgaataaaatattaattaaaagagGCAACACTGTGAACAAGGTAAAAGGAGTAAATTTAAGTTTTACTCCAATAAGAAAATAaggaggaaaataaaatcagCCTCAAAAGTATTCTAGCACTAACTGAACTAGATGACAAGTAATTGTTTTTTATCTAGCATAATATTTCTGAGTGGGTCTACTACTGGACACGAATAAAGGACAGTAACATCTTCATACTTAATGCAGCATTTAATGGAAACACAAAGAAGATTAACTcacatattaaaaattaaaaataaattaaaatggaAGTTTGAATTTCCATCATCTTCTAGGCGATTTGGAAAAGAAAACATAATTATTATCCATAAAAAAACCTTTGGCTTTGTTCGTTCTACCTCTCCAATCCAATTCCATTAAATCAACtcaaaattcatcattttatcTATGCCTTCAAAAATTTAACTCAAAGAtattgtttcaaattttcagtCAAATCAGTGTCTCACATTCTAAATCCATTTCAAGCTATAATTATCACACACTTTCTCTCTCTACATTTTTCAATAATGCTGATTTTATTTCATCTTTTTCACTCACCATTCCACAATTTCAATTTATGCTACATGTTGCATCAACATTCAAAAAATATACTCAAACATTTAAAAAGTTACAAACATTTGAAAAATTACTACTAAAATCCATTTTGTAACTTTTGAGTTAAGTAAAAAATCCAACCATTTGAACCTCAGTAAGTTTGAGACATTTAGATGGTACATACAATAGATAGTCCAAGTATAACCGTAGAAGAATATGCAGTGAGGGCCAGTAATACTTTGTTTATGGTTATACCTGGCATGGGAATGTTGATAACATGATTTAAGATTACTGTTACTCGCAATAAACAATTGAAAGTTATTCTGAAATTCTCTAAGATACTATGATGAGATAAATATAACCAATTTTCCCATCATGCCAAAGTAATTCCTGTGAAAGAAGAAAATACTTAAAAGAGAAGCATACTTTTCTTTTGAAGGTTGAATGAAATATATGGCATCCATTGAAGGCAAAGGTTGTCGCCGTCTATAAAGGTCTTCCACCACTGATAAAGAGAAACGAGTACGTCAAATTGTAATGATAAGAACTTGAACACTGATAATGGAGTTTTCGAGCAACTGAAATATGTGTTTTGAAACATTATACCAAAAATATAAGTATATAACATAAGAGAAGTTAGCCAATGTAGATTGGCTAACcaatttgtataaaaaaaaattaggaatTCATATTTAATTTCGAAAAAAGTGTAGTGAAACTTTGTGGTGAAAGATCTTGAAATATATAGATGCAAAAATAAAGTAGAAAATCCCTAGCAAATAATAGTGTCATACTGAATAAAAGTGAATCTGCATCTTTCCATATACAACGGCAATGTATGAATGCTTACATGAAACTCCTTGGTCTGTAATATCTGCCATTTTGCACGAGTGTGACATCACTTTTACTGTAACTTTATCCATGATGAGTACCTGAACACAATCCTGTGGTTAAGTTGAGCATCTTAAAAAGCAAAAGGGCACAGAAAAGAAGATAATAGTGATAAAAATTTTCACTTGTAGTAAAATCTTAAGTTCGCAATTGATCATGTTTAGTGATGATGCCCCGAAACGTCGGGTCAGGGATAAGCCCCAGGACTTTCCGGGCCATGGAGCATATCCATGGTTAGTGCCCGGGCCAGGATGAGATATTCTCAGGCCAATAGCATGATAAAATGGATTTATATCTGAAGCCATTGAACCACCCGGGACATGACTCCCCCAAGATATTGAAGACCCGAGCTCTTCTGTAGTTAACTTGAGAGGCATTCTGCTCGGTCACCTCGATATGAGTGAAGTATTTAATGCAGCCGATAAACAGTGTGTATAGCCGACCTGTCTCTGACACCAATGCAAGTGGTCGGTAAATCAAGTAGTCTGGATGTGACAAGTgtgcgatttgacatgtcagaacaatagggtataatcagccaccctattataattaatgctcacacacagaaaacgaggtcatcattgtatcctctactataaataccaggttctttacttgcatttaccCCTCATTCAGATATTAATTCACACATTTAATACTCTCATTTAATATACACCAATCAcacagccatcacttggctacattggttttattgcttgagtaacccactgacttaagcatcggagtggtcacaccggacacccctccggcgcccattcacgtggttactttTCTGTTCACAGATATCATAAATCGGATCAATAAGTTGCGAGATTCAAGCCAGGCGTCTAGCTCAtatttccttcaacattttgatAGTAAACTCGGCAGAGTTCCCGACCCGACTCGTCCATTTCGCCCGGGTTGCATCATTTAGAATCTCTAAGATTGATCAGTTATGTGAATACAGGTTATCAGTAAGTGAAACAAGAGTACaaactgataaaaatttggATCAATCCACTTTTCTAATCAGATCGTAGTGTACTTTGTGAAAGAAACATTCGAAACAAGCTTGAAAATTTTCATTGGGCTGAAGTCTAAAAACAGAATTTTGTAGTCCATTTCTATTTATAGGTGATACAGTTAAAAAAGAAACAATGGTCTGTAGATGAGGAAAAAATATGATTGATAACTTGGTATGGTATAAAGCTCTATTTGTGTGGCCATACATGATCTATGCGTGCGAATTGATTAACTAACTCTGTAACCTTCATTTCCATAATTTTGTTGGCCCGATTCTATGTCTTCAATGCATAATTCTCTTGAGATAGAAGGTAGAAATTATATTCCCCCTAAATTATTTCAAGACACTCTGATCAAAGAAACGTATCACAGTCAAAACAATGTCTATACGCAGCAGATTTTGGGTTCCCCAAGAATTTGGCTTAGAAGCTCGTTAACTTCAAATTATGCAGATTATTCATGAGTTCTAGTTCTCTTAAACCAGTTACGCATATAATGGCTTTTCATTCGTCTCTGGAAACGAGTTACAATAAATAAGAGAACCGATAGAGCGACATAAAAGTATCTTAGCACGAAATGCGGATTAAAAGGTTTCCTCCAAAAGAAACGTAACATGATGTGAGATAAAACATACCTTCCATGATGATCTTGAATCTCCAGATTTTGATGTTTGGAGCATTTCATACAATAAACCTTCAAAGATTCAGACCAAAAGTACCAATTACGATACTAACTAGTCTCATGTAACCTTCTTAATCAAACATTCACCACTGCCACGCAGGCATGCtcttgaaaattagataaaGCGTTCGATTACAAATAAACAtacaaaattataattggcATTCGTTTCAACCATTTTTCCCAGCAAAATGGGTACCCACTGATGCGATTAACATCTCCTTAAAGCTTCTCATGATCAAAACTGTGTTAGCTAGCCAAACTGATTGGTGATTAAGTCATGATTCATGAAAACACTATCTCCACGTCTTCTAAACAGAAATCCCCATCTACCTGGCCTAATACGAAAACTTTCATTGACCCTGTTTTAGAACTCAAAAATCTGTCTCATACAAAAACACACGAAGTAAATACACTGACAGAGTAAAAAGCACGGGCATGAGTCATAACAGCACCGGACATCATAATTTACAAATATATCAATGAACACAGAGCGAAAATCTAGTCCAAATATGAAGGAAGAAGGGAGGGGCTTACGATCACGGCTAATTTGGCGGAAAGTCTTGTACTCTCCGCCGTGGGAGGAGGTTTCAGAATCCGAAAATGACATTCTATATGACCGCTTTCAGGTGCCGGAGATGAAATCTACGATTTCGAAAATGCCCTGTTTCCTGGACCGAAAGAGAGACAGATTGAGGAAGGTAGCGCGTTTTTGAAGGGAGAAGGTCGTTATGTTTGTGGGGAAGCATGTTTTGCTCCAACGGTGCAGTTCAAGAAATATTGCATCTTAGCCCTTATACTATTGCACCTCTCTACATTGCCCCTCCctcttttaattttctataaattTTGACTACATCAGTCACAAAATAAGTTTTATAAAAGCTCTTTGTGATATATCGGTTACTATATCTTTAATTAAATGCGGGCACATTTATTTCGAGGATAATATCAATGATACTCACTAGAAAATTTATGGTCCGGTTTTAGGAGGTGATAGCAGTTCGAATGCAGACCTCGATTTTACTTTAGGCCTGAAATCACGATGAAGACCGTTAGAATGGAGCCGGGAGCTTGTCCCGACGTAACCCCtctgacgctcaagtcagatacGCTTCATTCTCTTGTGTCATTGGGCACCTTCTAGATTTACATACTTTTCTGCCCGAGCTAAAAATCATCATAGCTCAATGAAGGTTTCTTAACCAGCGATTTGAAGAATTCACCTCCTCTCAGTCCTTGGGTAAAgacacttatcatgatgtcggggtagccgctggtatcTCCAGCGCTGCATTGTTGAAATGCTGGATaaattctcgcaaagtttcagTTTTTTGTTGCTTCATCACGAACATGCTTAGGTAATTTTTCTGATAcctcttgctgctagcaaatcGATGCAAGAAAGCAGTGGAAAATTCCTCGAAAGACcgtatggagttgggctgcagCATATTAAAACATTGTCGGGCTGATCTCATCAACGTCCACATGAACACCTTGCACCTAACACCACctgaatattgatgtaacaAAGTTGCATTCTCAAATCTTCTCAAGTATTCTTCTGGGTCAGTACGCCCATCATACTCTCCCACGCTTGACTGTCGAAAACTTGAGGGAAGTCCTTCCTCCAAAATTGCGGGGAAAAAAGAACTCTCTTTCTTGGGCGCTGGAGCTCTGTTTCCCAATTGCTGTCTCAACATTCTTATCTCCCTCTACATCTCCTCCATCTCTGGATTCTCCCCACTTGGGAGGGGTCGCGTCTCTTCAACCCTGCTCTGACGGCCATCTACATTCTCCTCTGGTTCCTGGCGAGTGGCATATTCTTCAGCAAACATATGTTCTTGGTTCCTCTTCGTGGTCTCGTCTACTGTCTTGTTAATGAGTTGACCCAATTGTTCAAaggtcaagttccccacattctcACCGGGACGAAGTTGTTCGGCCCTCGTCTCAGGACGAGGTTCTTCGGCTCTCGTCTCAGGACGAGGTTGTTCACGTCCCGTCTCCTCAAGAAGAGGCTGTTCGGGTCTTAATTGAGGACACGATGACACTGAATTAGTTTTTCTGCTTCCTCTCCGGCTTAGCATCTCTACGTATCAGCTCAAACTTCTCatagacggcgccaagtgatactcactaGAAATTTTAGGGTCTGGTTCCAGCAAGTGATAGCAGTCCAAATGCAGATCTCGAATTTACTCTAGGCTTGAAATCACGAAGGAGACCGTTAGAAGGGAGCCAAGAGGGTGTCCTGACGTAGCCCCTCCGATGCTCAAGTCAGATACTGCGAATAAAGTGagagagcagctaagggtgctgctgaaagtCAATATAGTGAATCCCGAATTAGACAC is a window encoding:
- the LOC142527848 gene encoding protein transport Sec1a-like; its protein translation is MSFSDSETSSHGGEYKTFRQISRDRLLYEMLQTSKSGDSRSSWKVLIMDKVTVKVMSHSCKMADITDQGVSLVEDLYRRRQPLPSMDAIYFIQPSKENVIMFLSDMSGREPLYKKAYVYFSSSVPKELVARVKNDTSVLPRIGALREMNLEYFSVDGQGFITDHEMALEELYGDDSGNSRRFDACLNVMATRIATVFASLKEYPFVRYKAAKGLEDSMMTKSRDLVPTKLAAVIWNNISMYKSSIPNFPQTETCELLIVDRSVDQIAPIIHEWTYDAMCHDLLDLDGNKYVHEVPSKSGGQPERKEVLLEDHDPVWLELRHVHIAEASERLHEKMSNFVSKNKAAQLQQRDGGELSTRDLQKMVQSLPQYNEQMEKLSLHVEIAGKLNKIIRDSGLRDLGQLEQDLIFGDAGTKEVINFLRTKQEGMCENKLRLMMMYASVYPEKFEGDKALKLMQLAKLSCEDMKAVKNMKLLEGTDAKKTSHGTFSLKFDSAKRKQAARKDRTGEDETWALSRFYPVIEELIEQLSKGELPKDEFQCMNSPSPPGNGKERASVASQAASARTGQSTAPHSMRSRRTATWARPRSSDDGYSSDSVLRNASGDFKKMGQRIFVFIIGGATRSELRVCHKLTTKLKREVVLGTTSMDDPPQYITKLKLLSEKELSIDAIRI